A section of the Phaseolus vulgaris cultivar G19833 chromosome 8, P. vulgaris v2.0, whole genome shotgun sequence genome encodes:
- the LOC137824631 gene encoding uncharacterized protein, protein MQGLVAPNGVESLTLQQVMETTQALQKEVVASRANQEHIQADLVASRATNEELRRSNEELRRDLQNQADEREEEDQEPATPPREFPMPFSQEIMDVVIPATFVGPKVTFTGTENPESHLTAFHTQMMLVGSSDAVRCKLFTSTLVGTAMDWFISLPDSHVTSFPQLTKLFRAPYIANQAPPFISYDLFDIRQYQGESLKEFLHRFGAQVVRLNLKDERMMVHVFRKSIVSGPFNESLIKNRPRTFVEIRRRTVAHIAAEGEVNEKRTCVVPKRPRASGRPQTLRVHEATIGKKAPVKQQPYPIGRPQTKGRERDNMPPRHDFVVELKDFIAIPNIVE, encoded by the coding sequence ATGCAAGGACTTGTTGCACCAAACGGGGTTGAAAGTCTCACCTTGCAACAGGTTATGGAAACGACGCAGGCCCTTCAAAAAGAAGTGGTTGCATCAAGAGCGAACCAGGAACACATCCAGGCTGATTTGGTTGCGTCACGGGCAACGAACGAAGAACTGCGTCGTTCGAATGAGGAATTGCGCAGGGATCTGCAAAACCAGGCAGACGAACGTGAGGAGGAAGATCAAGAACCTGCGACGCCACCCAGGGAGTTCCCTATGCCGTTCTCGCAAGAAATCATGGATGTCGTGATACCAGCCACGTTTGTAGGGCCCAAAGTTACCTTCACTGGTACGGAGAACCCAGAGAGCCACCTCACGGccttccacacgcagatgatgctagTTGGGAGCTCCGATGCGGTGAGATGCAAGCTATTCACGAGCACGCTGGTGGGAACAgcgatggattggttcatcagcctccctgatAGTCACGTGACGTCGTTCCCACAACTCACGAAGCTGTTTAGGGCACCGTACATCGCGAATCAGGCTCCCCCATTTATCTCTTATGATCTCTTTGACATAAgacaatatcagggagagtcatTGAAGGAGTTCCTccaccgctttggagcacaggtAGTGAGGTTGAACCTCAAGGACGAAAGGATGATGGTGCACGTGTTCAGGAAGAGCATTGTGTCAGGGCCCTTCAACGAGTCACTCATCAAAAACCGCCCCAGGACTTTTGTCGAGATAAGGCGTCGCACGGTGGCACATATTGCGGCAGAAGGGGAGGTTAACGAGAAACGCACGTGTGTGGTCCCCAAGCGCCCCCGTGCATCAGGTCGACCTCAAACcctaagggtgcatgaggcaacgATAGGGAAGAAGGCCCCCGTGAAGCAGCAGCCCTACCCAATAGGAAGGCCTCAAACCAAGGGGCGTGAAAGGGACAACATGCCACCAAGGCACGACTTCGTGGTAGAATTGAAGGACTTCATCGCTATCCCCAACATAGTGGAGTAG